The following nucleotide sequence is from Myxococcus guangdongensis.
TTGCGCTGGAAGTCCTCGGGGATGGAGCCGGGGGTGAGCTCCTCCACGGACTTCCAGCCGCGCGTCGCCTTGGCGTCCAGTTGGAAGCCGAGGAAGTTGTTGGAGAAGTAGAGGACGCCTCCGGGCGACAGCAGCGTCCGGAGCGCGTCCAGCATGCGCACGTGGTCGCGCTGCACGTTGAACGAGCCCGTCATCTTCTTCGAGGTGGAGAAGGAGGGCGGGTCGCAGACGATGACGTCGTAGCGCTCGGGGCCTCGGGCCTGGGCTTCCACCCAGGCCTTGGCGTCCCCGCGGACCAGCTCGTGGCGCGCGTTGGCGAGGCCATTGAGGTCCAGGTTGTCCTCGGCCCAGTCGAGGTACGTGTTGGACAGGTCCACCGTCACGGTGCTCGCGGCGCCGCCGGCCGCGGCGTAGACGGTGAACGCACCCGTGTACGCGAAGAGGTTGAGGAAGCGCTTGCCCCGGACCTCCTCGCGGACGCGCTGGCGCGTGTCGCGGTGGTCCATGAAGAGGCCGGTGTCCAGGTAGTCGCCCAGGTTGACCCAGAACTTCAGGCCGCGCTCCTCGACGACGAGCCGCCCGCTGCCCTCGCCCACGCGGCCGTACTGCGCGCGGCCCCAGGGCTGGGGTGTGTGCGTCTTCACGAACACGCGCTCGGCGGGTGTCTCAAGCACCTGCGTCACCGCGGCGAGGACCTCCTCGCGCTGCGTCTCGGCGGTGCCGGACTTGAGGGCCTTGCGGCGCGGGTACTCGGTGACGTGCACGCAGTCGCCGTAGAGGTCGATGGCATAGGGGTACTCGGGAATGTCCCGGTCATAGACGCGAAAGGCCGTCAGCCCCTGGGCGCGAGCCCACCTGCGGAAGTGCTTCGAGCCCTTGCGCAGCCGGTTGGCGAACATGCCGACCTCCGCCTGGGGTGCCGCGTCGTCGCCGCCGTTGCCGTGAATACCTTGTGGGTCAGCCATGCCCAAGCGTCCCTCCGTCCAGACCACCGCGGCCCCACTCATCCCTGAGTCTCCGACGTACGACAAGCTCCGAGAGGCCGCATCGGCCTGTCAGGCGTGTCCCTTGTGGAAGACGGGCACGCAAACCGTGTTCGGCGAGCCGGTGGGGAGGCCCGGTCCGGGCCCCAGGGTGATGCTGGTGGGGGAGCAGCCGGGAGACCAGGAGGACCGCGAGGGCAGGCCCTTCGTGGGGCCGTCCGGCAGGCTGCTGGACGAGGCGCTGGAGGAGGCCGGCATCGACCGCTCGCAGGTGTACGTCACCAACACGGTGAAGCACTTCAAGTGGACGGGGGAGGGCAAGCGCCGCATCCACGCGAAGCCGAACACGACGGAGGTGCGCGCGTGCCTGCCGTGGCTCGAGGCGGAGATCCAGGTGTTCCGCCCCGACCTCCTCGTGTGCCTGGGGGCCACCGCGGCGCAGGCGCTGCTCGGCAAGGACTTCCGCGTGACGCAGCAGCGGGGGCACCCGATTCCCTCTGATTGGGCGCCCATCGTCGTGGCCACGGTGCACCCATCCTCCATCCTGCGTGCGCCGGACCCGGAGGCCCGGGCGCGGCAGCGCGAGGCGTTCGTGGAGGACCTGCGCGCGGTGGCGCGGCTCATCCGTGAGGCGTCCTCGGGCAGGGCAGGGGAGGACGCGCACGCGCCGATGTGAGGGGCGCACACCAGGTCGAGGGTGGAGACGAGGGCGCGCCGAGGGGCCTGTCCGTCCACCCTCCGCGAGGAGCACCTGGGACGATGCGCATGCCCGCGTGAGGGCTTGCCCCCGCGTCGCCGGAGTGATTCATGGGGCTGAATGCCCGCGCGTCGTCGCGCCATGTTGCTCGGCATTGCGACCCATGCGCCAGCGGAGAAGACTCCGCGCCATGAGCGTGCGCACCGAGAAGAACGGCCCCGTCACCACCGTCGTCCTCCACCGCCCCGAGGTGCGCAACGCCGTGGACGGCGCCACCGCGCAGCTGCTCGCGGACGCCTTCCGCGCGTTCGACGCAGACACGGAGTCGCGAGTCGGCGTCCTCTACGGCGATGGAGGCACCTTCTGCGCGGGCGCGGACCTCAAGGCCGTCTCGGAAGGGCGCATGCCGCGCCTCCAGATGGACGGCGATGCCCCCATGGGGCCCTCGCGCATGGTGCTGAGCAAGCCCGTCATCGCGGCCATCAGCGGCCACGCCGTCGCCGGGGGCCTGGAGCTCGCGCTGTGGTGCGATTTGCGCGTCGTCGAGGAGGACGCGGTGCTCGGCGTCTTCTGTCGGCGCTGGGGCGTGCCGCTCATCGACGGCGGCACCGTGCGCCTGCCCCGGCTCATCGGGTTGTCCCGGGCCCTGGACCTCATCCTCACCGGGCGCCCCGTGTCCGCCCAGGAGGCGCTGGCCATGGGACTGGTCAACCGCGTGGTGCCCAAGGGCCACGCCCGTGAGGCCGCCGAGGCGCTCGCCCGGGAGGTGGCCGCCTTCCCCCAAGCCTGCATGAACGCGGACCGCGCCTCCGCCTACGCCCAGGGTGGGTTCCCCCAGGAAGAAGCACTGCGTCAGGAGTTCATCCGGGGCGTCAAGGTGCTGGAGTCCGAGTCCGTCCCGGGGGCCACCCGCTTCGCCCAGGGGGCCGGGCGGCACGGGAAGTTCGAGTAATGCGGAGGTGCTGATGCGCGGCCCGGGGGCCTGTGTTAGTCCCCCCGCCATGCGCTTCGACACCCTCGCCATTCATGCCGGCCAGGAGCCGGACCCCACGACGGGCGCCATCATGACCCCCGTCTACCTGACCTCCACCTACGTCCAGGACGGGCCGGGGGAACACAAGGGCTACGAGTACAGCCGTACGCAGAACCCCACCCGCAAGGCGCTCCAGGATTGTCTGGCCGCGCTCGAGGGCGCGAAGTACGGCGCCGCCTTCGCCTCCGGCCTCGCGGGCACCGACATGTTGATGCACATGTTGGATCACGGTGACCACGTCATCGTCTCCGACGACGTGTACGGCGGCACCTTCCGCCTGTTCGACAAGGTCTACAAGCGCTGCGGCTTGAACTTCTCCTTCGTCGACCTGTCCCAGCCGGGCGCCTTCGAGAAGGCGATTACGCCGAAGACGAAGATGGTGTGGGTGGAGACCCCCACCAACCCGATGTTGAAGCTCATCGACCTGGCCGCCATCGCGCAGGTCGCCAAGAAGCACAACATCCTCGCCGTCGCCGACAACACGTTCATGACGCCGTACTTCCAGCGCCCGCTGGACCTCGGCTTCGACGTGGTGGCGCACTCCACCACCAAGTACCTCAATGGACACAGCGACGTGGTGGGCGGCTTCGTCTGCACCAGCCGCGATGACGTGGCCGAGCGGATGTACTTCCTCCAGAACGCGGTGGGCGGCGTGTCCGGCGCCTTCGACAGCTTCCTCGTGCTGCGCGGCGTGAAGACGCTCCACGTCCGCATGGACCGCCACGCGCACAACGCGATGAAGGTGGCCCAGTACCTGGCCACGCACCCGAAGGTGAAGAAGGTCACCTACCCGGGCCTGGAGACGCACCCGCAGCACGCGCTCGCCAAGCAGCAGATGACGGGCTTCGGCGGCATGCTGACGTTCGACATCCACGGCGGCCTCGAGTCGGCGCGCACCTTCCTCAAGACGGTGAAGGTCTTCGCGTGCGCCGAGTCGCTCGGCGGCGTCGAGTCCCTCATCGAGCACCCGGCCATCATGACCCACGCCTCCGTGCCCAAGGAGACGCGCGAGAAGCTCGGCATCGCCGACGGCTTCATCCGCCTGTCCGTGGGCATCGAGGACTCGCGGGACCTCATCGATGACCTGGCCCAGGCGCTCGACGCGGCGAAGTAGTCCGCGCCTCCGTCCTGCAGGCCGCTGACCCAGGGCCTCCTTGCTCCCCCTGCTCGGGACGCATGGAGGCCCTTCGTCCGTGCGCGCCCTGGCGGCCTCGACTCGCGCTCGGCTGCCCAGCCGCCTGGGAGGGAGCGCGACTGTCGGGTATCGGAATGTTCAGCGGTGCGGGCCGATTGGGGGCCGACCATGAGCAACCGACCGAGTCTCTCCGCTTGCCTGCTGGGCGTGCTGTGTTCGGCCGCCTCCGGCTGTGACGAGCCCCTCTCCGCCAACGACAAGTCCGCCCCCGTCGAGACGCCCGCCCCCGAGGCCGCCGTCGTCGCGGGCACTCCGCTGACCGCGCCCGACTGCCGCATCCTCACCACGCAGCTCGCGACGGCGAGTGGCGATGACGGCGAGGGCAGCGTCGCCGCGAATTCTCAGGACGACGATGTGTCGACGCGCTGGAGCGGGCCGGGCGTAGGCGCGTTCCTCACGATGGACCTGGGCACCTCTCAGTCCATCGCGGGTGTCGCCGTGGCCTGGCACCGCGGCAACGAGCGACAGAACCACTTCGTCCTCTCCACGTCGATGGATGGCGTGAGCTTCACGCAGGCCCTCGCGGGCGACAGCGCGCTGAACACCCAGGCGCAGGCGTATGCGTTCAGCACGCGTCAGGCGCGCTACGTGCGCATCATCGTGAATGGGAACACGGTGAACGACTGGGCCTCCATCACCGAGGCGCGAGCGTGCGGTGAGCGCACGGTGCCGCCCGCGCCCATGGCGGACTCGGGGCCCGTGTTGCCGCGCCTGCCGTACCTCCAGAGCGTGGGCCCCACGAGCGCCCTCATCGCGTTCCGCTCGGGCGTGTCGTGCACGCCCTTCGTGCGCTTCGGTGACGGCTCGTTGCTGGCGCGCACGGCCACGGCCACCGTCGCGGGCTGGCGTCACGTGGTGAAGCTGGAGGGGCTGCAGCCGGGACAGTCCTATGGCTACAGCGTGGAGGCGTGTGGCTCCGTCACGGGACTTCGGACGTTCCGCACGGCGTCGGCTCCGGGGACGCCGCGCGTGCGCTTCACGACGATGGGCGACTTCGGCACGGGCGGCTCCGCGCAGTCGAAGGTGATGGCGGTGATGAACAAGCCCGAGTGGCGCGGGGAGCTCCTCGTCGCGCTGGGGGACAATGCCTACGCGTCCGGCACGGACCAGGAGTTCCAGGACCGGATGTTCAAGCCCATGGCGGCGCTGCTGCGCGAGGTGCCGGTGTTCCCCGTGCTGGGCAATCACGAGTACGTGACGGACCAGGGCCAGCCCTACCTGGACAACTTCTACCTGCCGGCGAACAACCCCGCGAAGAGCGAGCGCTACTACTCGTTCGACTGGGGCAACGTGCACTTCGTGGCGCTCGACTCCAACTGCGCCATCGGCATGGCGTCCTCGGACCGATGCTCGCCGTCGGCGCAGCAGGCGTGGGCGGAGCAGGACCTGTCGGCGAGCAAGCTGCCGTGGAAGGTCGTCTTCTTCCATCACCCGGCCTGGTCCAGCGGCGAGCACGGCTCACAGCTCACCGTGCGTCGCGCCTATGCGCCGATGTTCGAGAAGCACGGCGTGGACCTGGTGCTCATGGGGCATGACCACAACTACGAGCGCAGCAAGCCGATGAAGGGCGACGCGGTGGCGCCGTCGGGCACGCGCGGCATCCCCTACGTCGTGGTCGGCAGCGGTGGCGCGACGCTGCGCTCCTTCCCGAGCAGCCAGCCCTCGTGGACGGCGCTGCGTGACAACCAGGTGTACGGCTTCATGGATGTCACCGTGGACGGAGGCACATTGACGGCGCGGCTCATCACCTCCACGGGCACCGTGCGCGACACCCTCACGCTCACGAAGACGCTGCCGACGACGTGGCTGACGTCGACGAAGAAGCTGGAGTCGCTGGAGTCGGTGCCAGGGCCCATCGACGACCCGGCCCGCATGCCGGAGCTCCTGCGGGCCCGACCTCCGCTGCCCCCCGCGGACCGGCTGGAGGACGTGGCCGATGCGCCCGAGCCGCCCGTGCGCGGCGCGGCGGAGGTCCCGTAGCGGCTGAAGCCCTCGCCACGGCGGACCTCTCGCCGTGGCGAGCCTTCACCCCATCAGTGCCGCGAGTCCTTCGCCTGGATGGCCGCTTCGAGTCGGGACAGGCCGCGCTTGAGCTCGGCGAGCTCGCTCTTGAGCGCATCGACCTCGGCGGTCTTCTCGCGCAGCTCGCGCGTGCGGACCTCCAGCGCCTGGATGGCGGCCAGGTTGACGCCGTCCATGTCCAACTGGCCGATGGTCTTGTCGCCCGCGCCCAGGCCGAACGCCGCGTGGAAGTCCTGCGCCACCGGACCCAGGTGACGCACCTCGCTCGCCTCGCCCTTGAAGCGCCACGTGGTGATGGGCAGCCCCGCGACCTTCGTCAGCAGCGCCTCGCCATCGACCTGACGGAAGTCCTCCTTCAGGTTCCGGTCCGACGAGCACTCCCACCCCGCGGAGTTCGTGCGCAGCTCGCAGCGCGAGCCCAGGTTGGCGCTCGTGTAGAACAGGACGCCGCCCGCGGCGCGGACCATGAACTGGTTGTCGTTGGCGATGCTGGCCGTGCTCACGCCGGAGCGGTCTCCAAAGATGAACGCGCCCGTCTTCCCGTTCGTCGACACATCCTGTCCGAACGCGAAGCTGTAGTTGCCAGTGGCCTGGACGCTCGCGCCCATCGCCACCGCGCCGCGGCCCGAGACGTTGTTCCCGGTGCCGAAGCCGATGGCGGCAAGGCCGGTGACGTTGTTGCCGCTCCCCAGCGCGATGCCGCCCACGTCGCTGGTGGTGTTCCCAGCGCCCAGCGCGATGGAGCTGTCACCGCGCGCCATGTTGTCCTTTCCCATGGCGAAGGACGCGGTCCCCTTGGCCAGCGAGCGATAGCCACCCGCCCAGGAGAAGTCGCCGACGTTGCTCTCATCCCACTGCGCCTCCGT
It contains:
- a CDS encoding metallophosphoesterase, with amino-acid sequence MSNRPSLSACLLGVLCSAASGCDEPLSANDKSAPVETPAPEAAVVAGTPLTAPDCRILTTQLATASGDDGEGSVAANSQDDDVSTRWSGPGVGAFLTMDLGTSQSIAGVAVAWHRGNERQNHFVLSTSMDGVSFTQALAGDSALNTQAQAYAFSTRQARYVRIIVNGNTVNDWASITEARACGERTVPPAPMADSGPVLPRLPYLQSVGPTSALIAFRSGVSCTPFVRFGDGSLLARTATATVAGWRHVVKLEGLQPGQSYGYSVEACGSVTGLRTFRTASAPGTPRVRFTTMGDFGTGGSAQSKVMAVMNKPEWRGELLVALGDNAYASGTDQEFQDRMFKPMAALLREVPVFPVLGNHEYVTDQGQPYLDNFYLPANNPAKSERYYSFDWGNVHFVALDSNCAIGMASSDRCSPSAQQAWAEQDLSASKLPWKVVFFHHPAWSSGEHGSQLTVRRAYAPMFEKHGVDLVLMGHDHNYERSKPMKGDAVAPSGTRGIPYVVVGSGGATLRSFPSSQPSWTALRDNQVYGFMDVTVDGGTLTARLITSTGTVRDTLTLTKTLPTTWLTSTKKLESLESVPGPIDDPARMPELLRARPPLPPADRLEDVADAPEPPVRGAAEVP
- a CDS encoding crotonase/enoyl-CoA hydratase family protein, whose protein sequence is MSVRTEKNGPVTTVVLHRPEVRNAVDGATAQLLADAFRAFDADTESRVGVLYGDGGTFCAGADLKAVSEGRMPRLQMDGDAPMGPSRMVLSKPVIAAISGHAVAGGLELALWCDLRVVEEDAVLGVFCRRWGVPLIDGGTVRLPRLIGLSRALDLILTGRPVSAQEALAMGLVNRVVPKGHAREAAEALAREVAAFPQACMNADRASAYAQGGFPQEEALRQEFIRGVKVLESESVPGATRFAQGAGRHGKFE
- a CDS encoding cystathionine gamma-synthase; this encodes MRFDTLAIHAGQEPDPTTGAIMTPVYLTSTYVQDGPGEHKGYEYSRTQNPTRKALQDCLAALEGAKYGAAFASGLAGTDMLMHMLDHGDHVIVSDDVYGGTFRLFDKVYKRCGLNFSFVDLSQPGAFEKAITPKTKMVWVETPTNPMLKLIDLAAIAQVAKKHNILAVADNTFMTPYFQRPLDLGFDVVAHSTTKYLNGHSDVVGGFVCTSRDDVAERMYFLQNAVGGVSGAFDSFLVLRGVKTLHVRMDRHAHNAMKVAQYLATHPKVKKVTYPGLETHPQHALAKQQMTGFGGMLTFDIHGGLESARTFLKTVKVFACAESLGGVESLIEHPAIMTHASVPKETREKLGIADGFIRLSVGIEDSRDLIDDLAQALDAAK
- a CDS encoding class I SAM-dependent methyltransferase — its product is MADPQGIHGNGGDDAAPQAEVGMFANRLRKGSKHFRRWARAQGLTAFRVYDRDIPEYPYAIDLYGDCVHVTEYPRRKALKSGTAETQREEVLAAVTQVLETPAERVFVKTHTPQPWGRAQYGRVGEGSGRLVVEERGLKFWVNLGDYLDTGLFMDHRDTRQRVREEVRGKRFLNLFAYTGAFTVYAAAGGAASTVTVDLSNTYLDWAEDNLDLNGLANARHELVRGDAKAWVEAQARGPERYDVIVCDPPSFSTSKKMTGSFNVQRDHVRMLDALRTLLSPGGVLYFSNNFLGFQLDAKATRGWKSVEELTPGSIPEDFQRKDIHRCWRMVAP
- a CDS encoding tail fiber domain-containing protein; translated protein: MGVRTWLAALGITFAGLGCGSDGSRGAEGLQGPQGPQGPQGPSGTAWEVGEGLTLEGNVLSVRYDGANPPVPTNDPRLTDARAPLAGSAHYVQNSLAVQTGSFALSGSGTTHGQLSTRSDLLVDAASTVESSIALLKVQNTTSAGASWKQFPVFTVDSAGGLVASGEVDKGLLPVSGTGTRLMWAPGFAAFRAGYTEAQWDESNVGDFSWAGGYRSLAKGTASFAMGKDNMARGDSSIALGAGNTTSDVGGIALGSGNNVTGLAAIGFGTGNNVSGRGAVAMGASVQATGNYSFAFGQDVSTNGKTGAFIFGDRSGVSTASIANDNQFMVRAAGGVLFYTSANLGSRCELRTNSAGWECSSDRNLKEDFRQVDGEALLTKVAGLPITTWRFKGEASEVRHLGPVAQDFHAAFGLGAGDKTIGQLDMDGVNLAAIQALEVRTRELREKTAEVDALKSELAELKRGLSRLEAAIQAKDSRH
- a CDS encoding UdgX family uracil-DNA binding protein (This protein belongs to the uracil DNA glycosylase superfamily, members of which act in excision repair of DNA. However, it belongs more specifically to UdgX branch, whose founding member was found to bind uracil in DNA (where it does not belong), without cleaving it, appears to promote DNA repair by a pathway involving RecA, rather than base excision.) encodes the protein MPKRPSVQTTAAPLIPESPTYDKLREAASACQACPLWKTGTQTVFGEPVGRPGPGPRVMLVGEQPGDQEDREGRPFVGPSGRLLDEALEEAGIDRSQVYVTNTVKHFKWTGEGKRRIHAKPNTTEVRACLPWLEAEIQVFRPDLLVCLGATAAQALLGKDFRVTQQRGHPIPSDWAPIVVATVHPSSILRAPDPEARARQREAFVEDLRAVARLIREASSGRAGEDAHAPM